The DNA sequence GATGCACGTGTTCGCGGCACGCGCATGGGCTCGCCTCGGCACGGATGGACTCGACCCCCGTCCGTGCCGGGGTGCCCCAGTCCCTGACTGCTGTCAGGGAGGGGTCGAGAAGTGAGATCTGCTCGGCCTAAGGGAAGAAGACATGCGTTCATACAACGATCCGATCGAGGTCCGGCGGGGTCTGGTCTGCGGACTCGAAGCCCCTGCCCAGTTCCTGTGGCGGAACCGCCTGTGGGTGGTACGCGACGTGCAGAACCGGTGGGTGGAGACGGGCGCCTGGTGGGACGGCCCCTCGGCCCGGGCCCTGCGTGGCACCGACTCCCGGTCCGGTCGCGGCGACGCCGAGGAGGTGGAGGCCGACCTGCTGGCCGAGGAGGAGGTCTGGCGGGTCGTGGCCGCCAACGGCCGGGCCGGGCATCAGGGCGTCTACGAGCTGTCCCACGTCTGGGGCACCGGTCAGTGGCGGCTCCGTACGGTGATGGACTGAGGTTGACGACCGTGGCTGAACCGCATCCGGAGTCCGCTCCGCAACATTCGACCCCGCTCGGCAACCAGCTTCGCGCGGACCTGAACCGGGCCCGGTCGGCACTGATCGAGGCAGAGCTGGCTCGACACCCGAGTGAGAGGTTCCTGGCAGCCCACATGGCCGCCCTCCGCATCGCCGCCGTCGTGCTGGCGCTTCGTGCCACCCGCACCAGCAGGAACAGCGGCCGGCCACGCAACGCCTGGCGGGTGCTGGCGGAGGTGGCTCCTGAGTACGGCGAGTGGGCCGCGTTCTTCGCCGCCACCGAAGGCAAGCGTGACGCCGTCCGGGCCGGTGCGACAGCGATCGTGACCGGTCGCGAGGCGGATGACCTGGTCCGTGACGCCCAGATCTTTCTCGGGCTGGTGGAGCGGCGTCTTGATCATCATCGTGGTCTTGATCATCATCGCGACTCGAGAGCAGGCCGGCCATGACCGACCCGTTCGTCCATCTGCGGGTCGCCTCCGGCTACTCCCTGCGCTACGGCGCATCGCATCCGTCCACCCTGGTGGAACGCGCCGCCGAGTACGACATGGACACCCTGGCCCTGACCGACCGGGACGGCCTCTACGGCGCGGTCCGGTTCGCGAAAGCCTGTCTGCGCACCGGCATAGCTCCGGTGCTCGGTGTCGACCTCGCCGTGCCCTTCCTGTTCGACCGGCTCGCCGGTGGGCGGAGATCAGCCCGAGCGACTTCTCGGACGCCCACCCGTGGCGGTGCGGTCCGCGACCAGCGGCTGCCGCGGGTGGTGGTGCTGGCCACCTCCAAGGCCGGCTGGGCCTCGCTCTGCCGGCTCGTCTCGACCACCCATCTGTCCGGCCACCGGGGGGAACCGGTCAGCAGTCTGGACCTCATCGCCGACCATGCCGCCGACGGTCAGCTGATGATCATGCTCGGGGCCGACTCCGAGCTCGGCGAGGCCGCCTCGGCCAACCAGCCCGGACTGGCCGAGGAGGTGCTGCACCGGTGGCAGGAACGGGTCGACCTCCAGCAGCTGGCGGTCGCGGTCACCCACTACCGCAACCCTGGTGACGGGTTCGGCTCGCTCACCCAGGCCGCCCGGATGCTGGGGCTCGCCGACCGGCAGGGCATCTCGGCAGTGCTGACCAACGCGGTCCGGATGAGCGACCGGCACCTGGCTCCGACGGTGGACGTGCTGGACTCGGCCCGCCGGCTGGTGGCCCTGGACACCCGCAACGTCGACCGGCGCAACGCTGAGGGCTATCTCAAGTCCGGCAAGGAGATGGCCGAGATCGCCGACGAGGTGGCCAGGCAGGCCGGCCGAGGGGAGAACGGTGGCACCCGGCTGCTGGCCCAGACCCGTGCCCTCGCCACCCGATGTGCCCTGGACCCGCGTCGTGACCTCGGTCTGGGGGAGATCCACCTCCCGGAGCTGTCGGTACTGAACCGGTCTGGCCTGGACCGGTCTGGCCTGAACCGGTCTGGCCTGAACCGGTCTGGCCTGAACCGGTCTGGCACGCCCGCCGCCGACGCGTTGGCGATCCTGCGGCAACGTTGCAGTGACGGTGTCGCCCGCCGTTACGGCGCGGCCGGGCCGACCGAGATGGGCCGGATCGAGGCTCGGCTGGCAGCGGAGCTGGAGGTGGTGGCCGGGCTCGGGTTCGCGCCGTACTTCCTCACCGTGGCCGATGTCGTCGGCCTGATCAAGGAGATGGGAGTGCGGTGCGCCGCCCGCGGGTCGGGCGCCGGCAGCCTGGTCAACTACCTGCTCGGCATCTCCGGGGTCGACCCGTTGCGGCACGGACTGGTGATGGAGCGGTTCCTGTCGCCGTTGCGGCGGGCGCTCCCCGATGTCGACATCGACGTCGAGTCCGCCCGCAGGCTGGACGTCTACGAGAAGATCCTGGACACCTTCGGCGGTGAGCGGGTGGCCTGTGTGGCCATGCTGGACACCTACCGGGTGCGGCATGCCGTCCGTGATGTCGGTGCCGCGCTCAGCCTGCCGCCGGGGGAGGTCGACGCGATCGCGAAGGCCTTCCCGCACATCCGGGCCAGGGATGCCCGGTCTGCGCTACGTGACCTGCCGGAGCTGCGTGCTGCCGGGCTGGGGGAGCGTCGGCTCGACCTGCTGTTCAGCCTGGTCGAGTCGCTCGACGGGCTGCCCCGCCACATCGCCCTGCATCCCTGCGGGGTGCTGCTCAGCGACGCGACCCTGCTGGACCGGACCCCGGTGGAGGCCAGCCACGGCGGGTTCCCGATGAGCCAGTTCGACAAGGACGATGTCGAGGACCTCGGGCTGCTGAAGCTCGACGTGCTGGGCATCCGGATGCAGTCGTCGATGGCCCATGCGATCAGCGAGATCAAGCGGACCGAGGCCATCGAGGTCGATGTGGACGGGCTGGAGCTCGACGACCAGGACACGTTCGCCATGATCAAGAACGCGGCGACGTTGGGCTGCTTCCAGATCGAGTCGCCCGGTCAGCGCGAGCTGGTCGGCAAGTTCGCCCCGGAGACGTTCAATGACATCATCATCGACATCTCCCTGTTCCGGCCCGGGCCGGTCAAGAGCGACATGATCACCCCTTTCCTCCGGGCCAGGCAAGGGTGGAGCCTTCCGCAGTTCCTGCACCCCGATCTGGAGGAGCACCTGCGCGAGACCGCCGGGGTGGTGGTCTTCCACGAGCAGGTGCTGCAGATCATCGCCACTTTCACCGGCTGCTCGCTGGCCGAGGCCGACGAGGCCCGGCGCGGGCTGGGGGACCACCTCGGCAAGGACGAGGTGAAGGCCTGGCTGGTTCCGGCCGCCCGCCGACGGGGCTACCCCGAGTCGGTGATCGACCAGGTGTGGGAGGTGCTGGAGGCCTTCGCCTCCTTCGGGTTCTGCAAGGCGCATGCGGCCGCGTTCGCCCTGCCGACCTACCAGTCGGCCTGGCTGAAGGCGCACTATCCGGCGCACTTCCTGGCCGGGGTGCTGACCCACGATCCCGGCATGTACCCGAAGCGGCTGATCATCGAAGAGGCCCGGCGGCTCGGTGTCGCGATCCTCAGCCTCGACGTCAACGCCAGCACCGGTGCCTACACCGTCGAACGGGTGGGCCGATATGACGAGCCGCCACCGACCGTGCTCGGGCTGCCGCCCAGGCTGGCCCCCGGTGCCGGGCTGCCCGACGGCCGTGACTTCGGCATCCGGCTGTCGCTGGCCGATGTGAAGGGCATCAACGAGACCGAGATCGAACGGATCGTGGCCGGCCGGCCCTACCACTCGTTGTCGGACTTCTGGTTCAGGTCCTCCGTCTCGCATCCGGTGGTGGAGCGGCTGGTGCTGGCCGGCGGCTTCGACTCGATCTACGGCATCGGGGTCTCCACCCCGGTCCGGCGGCGCAACCGGGTCACCCGGCGGGACCTGCTGCTGGCCGTGGCCGACCTGCAACGTGAGGAGCAGGCGGCCGCCCGGGCCGCCTCAAAGGCCCGTGGGCTGCGGCGGACCAGCTCGACCCGGCCATCCAGCACCGGCACCGATCCGCGGGATCTCGCCAAGGCCCAGTCGGCCGCCACCGCCCCGGTCCGGGCGCAGTCGGTCCAGTTGGCCTTCGACTTCACCGAGGAGCCCGACCTGGAGACACCCGAACAGGCGACGCCGGCACCACCGGCGTCCGACCTGGTCTGCTCGGGGCTGCCCGAGATGTCCGATGCCGAACGGGTCCGGGCCGAGCTGAGCATTCTCGGCCTGGATGCGAGCCGGCACGTGGTCGACTTCTACCTGCCGATGATGAAACAGCTGGGCATCACCTTCTCGGCCGACCTGCTGTCGGCCCGCAGCCGATCCGAGCTGCTGGTGGCCGGCGTCAAGGTGGCGACCCAGACGCCGCCGGTGCGGTCCGGCCGCAGGGTGGTGTTCCTCACCCTGGACGACACCACCGGGCCGGTGGATGCCACCTTCTTCGAAGACGCCCAGGGTCCGTAT is a window from the Microlunatus panaciterrae genome containing:
- a CDS encoding DNA polymerase III subunit alpha is translated as MTDPFVHLRVASGYSLRYGASHPSTLVERAAEYDMDTLALTDRDGLYGAVRFAKACLRTGIAPVLGVDLAVPFLFDRLAGGRRSARATSRTPTRGGAVRDQRLPRVVVLATSKAGWASLCRLVSTTHLSGHRGEPVSSLDLIADHAADGQLMIMLGADSELGEAASANQPGLAEEVLHRWQERVDLQQLAVAVTHYRNPGDGFGSLTQAARMLGLADRQGISAVLTNAVRMSDRHLAPTVDVLDSARRLVALDTRNVDRRNAEGYLKSGKEMAEIADEVARQAGRGENGGTRLLAQTRALATRCALDPRRDLGLGEIHLPELSVLNRSGLDRSGLNRSGLNRSGLNRSGTPAADALAILRQRCSDGVARRYGAAGPTEMGRIEARLAAELEVVAGLGFAPYFLTVADVVGLIKEMGVRCAARGSGAGSLVNYLLGISGVDPLRHGLVMERFLSPLRRALPDVDIDVESARRLDVYEKILDTFGGERVACVAMLDTYRVRHAVRDVGAALSLPPGEVDAIAKAFPHIRARDARSALRDLPELRAAGLGERRLDLLFSLVESLDGLPRHIALHPCGVLLSDATLLDRTPVEASHGGFPMSQFDKDDVEDLGLLKLDVLGIRMQSSMAHAISEIKRTEAIEVDVDGLELDDQDTFAMIKNAATLGCFQIESPGQRELVGKFAPETFNDIIIDISLFRPGPVKSDMITPFLRARQGWSLPQFLHPDLEEHLRETAGVVVFHEQVLQIIATFTGCSLAEADEARRGLGDHLGKDEVKAWLVPAARRRGYPESVIDQVWEVLEAFASFGFCKAHAAAFALPTYQSAWLKAHYPAHFLAGVLTHDPGMYPKRLIIEEARRLGVAILSLDVNASTGAYTVERVGRYDEPPPTVLGLPPRLAPGAGLPDGRDFGIRLSLADVKGINETEIERIVAGRPYHSLSDFWFRSSVSHPVVERLVLAGGFDSIYGIGVSTPVRRRNRVTRRDLLLAVADLQREEQAAARAASKARGLRRTSSTRPSSTGTDPRDLAKAQSAATAPVRAQSVQLAFDFTEEPDLETPEQATPAPPASDLVCSGLPEMSDAERVRAELSILGLDASRHVVDFYLPMMKQLGITFSADLLSARSRSELLVAGVKVATQTPPVRSGRRVVFLTLDDTTGPVDATFFEDAQGPYAATLFASWMLVVRGELRRTGPRGVSLRATGCWDLNALHSCWRATLDQTGDAGRAIEAVHELMALPPEGFGPADARPADGARPADEELVGPGGATTLPAVADGDAQQHTRGGGMGRRRVLVHASGFRQSPYADIKPADSTITDPPRKVWHTSPGSSGR
- a CDS encoding SAV_6107 family HEPN domain-containing protein; its protein translation is MAEPHPESAPQHSTPLGNQLRADLNRARSALIEAELARHPSERFLAAHMAALRIAAVVLALRATRTSRNSGRPRNAWRVLAEVAPEYGEWAAFFAATEGKRDAVRAGATAIVTGREADDLVRDAQIFLGLVERRLDHHRGLDHHRDSRAGRP
- a CDS encoding DUF6504 family protein; translation: MRSYNDPIEVRRGLVCGLEAPAQFLWRNRLWVVRDVQNRWVETGAWWDGPSARALRGTDSRSGRGDAEEVEADLLAEEEVWRVVAANGRAGHQGVYELSHVWGTGQWRLRTVMD